In one window of Verrucomicrobiota bacterium DNA:
- a CDS encoding GNAT family N-acetyltransferase, with amino-acid sequence MIKIEAINTDSPHLASVMALHRADGKNLGMFPKGAFQERATEGQILLALTGGGECVGYLLYRIARERAAIVHFCVRADFRGKGAARALVEKLKSETKQLRGVGLYCRRDYEANAAWPKFGFVAVAAKRGRGSDGAELEYWWLDHNHPDLFSFGAASSVAEAKLRVVIDANVFYDLHERNTLESEDSKALLADWLQESIELCLTPEIYNEIRRAPSEEQRQRSRSLVSRHRILKTEDARVQGLIAELESDFPDAACLRDDSDLRQVAHSIAADVPFFVTRDTKLVERCDSLFDSYGLRVLHPTDLINELDSLRREAEYRPARLEGSRLTANLLRAEQVEIVVEAFLRPNGEKAGDFAKAIRHFLAKPQEHECKLAMTGEKEPVALLVKSRTPDSAINITLFRLTNHSLAPTVARHLLRSLIENASRSVPLLRIVDADLATEVKLALEEMGFVPSSQGWWKVGVGQSLPAEALKQSVGNFTLPDDVLATIRAGIDGYLREESALGAADIERVLWPAKVADAPLDSFVVPIQAQWAQHFFDADLGSELLFGLRDELHLGIEGAYYCSRRNTHLQHPGRVLWYVSKGPEGRGSMTVKACSRIEEVFVGRPKEVFKKFSRLGVYQWRDVLNAAGGNLNEHLLAFRFAMTERFARPVSLEELERLGVAPPIMSPRKITPEQFTAIYRMGKQL; translated from the coding sequence ATGATTAAGATCGAAGCAATCAACACTGATTCGCCGCACCTTGCATCGGTGATGGCGCTACACCGGGCCGATGGCAAGAATCTTGGCATGTTTCCCAAGGGAGCTTTCCAAGAGCGAGCCACGGAGGGGCAAATTCTGCTCGCGCTCACAGGCGGCGGCGAGTGCGTTGGTTATCTCCTATATCGAATCGCACGAGAACGTGCTGCCATAGTCCATTTTTGCGTACGCGCGGATTTCCGTGGCAAAGGCGCCGCTCGGGCGTTGGTTGAGAAGCTGAAATCCGAAACCAAACAGTTGAGGGGCGTTGGCCTCTATTGCCGCCGCGATTATGAAGCGAATGCTGCATGGCCAAAGTTCGGTTTCGTCGCGGTGGCAGCAAAACGGGGGCGGGGCAGTGACGGAGCGGAACTCGAATACTGGTGGCTGGACCACAATCATCCCGATTTGTTTTCCTTTGGGGCGGCTTCCAGTGTCGCAGAGGCGAAACTGCGAGTGGTGATTGACGCGAACGTATTCTACGATCTTCACGAGCGGAATACGCTGGAAAGCGAGGATTCCAAGGCATTGCTTGCGGACTGGCTGCAGGAGAGCATCGAACTCTGCCTCACGCCAGAGATTTACAACGAGATTCGCCGCGCGCCATCCGAGGAACAAAGGCAAAGGAGTCGGAGTCTGGTGTCGAGACATCGAATTCTGAAAACTGAAGATGCACGAGTGCAAGGCCTGATTGCGGAACTTGAGTCGGATTTTCCAGACGCGGCATGCCTGCGGGATGATTCCGATCTCAGGCAGGTCGCACACAGTATTGCTGCGGATGTTCCTTTTTTCGTGACCCGCGACACAAAGCTCGTCGAGCGGTGCGATTCACTTTTTGACAGTTACGGCCTCCGTGTCCTTCATCCCACGGATTTGATCAACGAACTCGACAGTCTGCGCCGCGAGGCGGAGTACCGACCTGCCCGGCTTGAAGGATCGAGACTGACCGCGAATCTCCTCCGCGCGGAACAGGTAGAAATCGTGGTCGAAGCCTTCCTCCGACCAAACGGTGAGAAGGCAGGCGATTTCGCAAAAGCTATTCGACACTTTCTCGCCAAGCCGCAAGAACACGAGTGCAAACTTGCGATGACGGGCGAGAAAGAGCCCGTGGCACTCTTGGTCAAGAGCCGCACGCCCGACTCAGCCATCAATATCACCCTTTTTCGCCTGACTAATCACTCATTGGCTCCAACAGTCGCGCGGCATTTGCTGCGGTCATTAATCGAAAACGCATCGCGCTCAGTCCCATTGTTAAGGATTGTTGACGCGGATTTGGCAACTGAGGTGAAGCTCGCCTTGGAGGAAATGGGTTTCGTCCCGTCGTCCCAAGGTTGGTGGAAGGTTGGAGTGGGGCAATCCCTGCCAGCGGAGGCGCTCAAGCAGTCGGTCGGCAATTTCACGTTACCCGATGACGTGCTTGCGACAATCCGTGCAGGCATCGACGGCTATCTGCGCGAAGAATCCGCACTCGGAGCAGCGGATATCGAAAGGGTGCTTTGGCCGGCAAAGGTCGCAGACGCACCTCTGGACTCGTTTGTGGTGCCCATCCAGGCACAATGGGCGCAGCATTTCTTCGACGCGGATCTGGGAAGCGAACTGCTCTTCGGACTCAGGGACGAATTACACCTTGGTATTGAGGGCGCTTATTACTGCTCAAGACGGAATACTCATCTTCAGCATCCCGGTCGCGTGCTGTGGTATGTGAGCAAGGGACCGGAAGGGCGCGGCTCGATGACCGTCAAGGCCTGTTCTAGAATCGAGGAGGTTTTTGTCGGCAGGCCCAAAGAAGTGTTCAAGAAATTCAGTCGTCTTGGCGTTTATCAGTGGCGAGATGTTTTGAACGCCGCCGGGGGTAACCTCAACGAACACCTTCTGGCGTTTCGATTTGCAATGACGGAGCGATTTGCTCGACCAGTGTCGCTCGAGGAATTGGAGCGCCTCGGTGTCGCCCCGCCGATCATGTCACCGAGAAAAATCACGCCTGAACAATTCACCGCAATCTACCGGATGGGAAAACAACTGTAG
- a CDS encoding DUF3883 domain-containing protein: METRLPIGVRIQLPGHFDAPVILEDARPLPNGYECRVRLADGTLEEAVISKEEAAALSADDHAGTAKATLADPEKLRLLIESARIRLAFAHDRQFAVSLSGIRTLPHQIEAVYQKMLPQPRLRFLLADDPGAGKTIMAGLLIKELKLREAIERVLILCPAPLTIQWQDEMLRWFGETFDIIFAAVDQQQLTNPWQRSSQIVASLDYAKQDSVRERIWQQHWDLVIIDEAHKCSARTRPGGAGREPSTDPTKRYELAAKLTSQADHVLLLTATPHHGDEDKFAHFLRLIDPDLFPEPHRLGKQAEQIRKEVFRLGKDCPWALRRLKEDLRDMNGQRLFPDRHAITVSFNLNEEEFALYKAVTAYINEFMSQQSGQRRSSAALARTVLQRRLASSACAIHESMKRRLLKQENLLKELEGLSPKDRAKRLSAIQGRLPDAEQEEDDLDDEARDQLVDDYTAAVELDQLRREIIELKELVEQARRVREGAGDSKLAALKKCLGEAQFAELKDGRGKLLIFTEHRDTLNYLKENLAKWNYTTCEIHGGMNPHERKHAQELFRTSSQICTATEAAGEGINLQFCHLMINYDMPWNPTRLEQRLGRIHRIGQERDVYAYNFVATDSVDGQPIIEGRILHRLLEKLDQMHEALEGRVFDVIGEVLSLNDVNLPEMMREAAYDPRRLDEYIDQIDRIDPGKLKSYEEATGIALARGHVDFTGFQKQNLEIEERRLMPRYVEAHFIAAAKEIGLRTEPRADGLWRIEHVLADLRSDRLDAVRKLGKPDVSYRKVAFDKARLEEDAHIDAVLLGPGHALYATVDEKLNERLTALVGNVACYEDPLSPTAYVLHFFEIAIRGKDTKGKDVPLYGELVAVREEAGAFEVVPSDILLNLPPHPKPPREIEPVNSQPAADFLKTTYQLECRARCQEERQQFARIIREYLDKSFDARIKKAQERAMLLAAEVGSKPEYKLPAEEARKQVDELQRTRTERLDGLNRLEIARTGPVRHVATALVLPPTAGDTADLGSLFGDRDPKTELAAEEFVINHLVTKEGFRREDCQRVGNARFAGNKREGFDIRAVKLLDEATGAMEVRRIEVKGRKRGGNIVLTTNEWFKAQQLGEHYWLCVVWDPLGQSPELVAIQNPVQKLDHAKREIIASRYYEIPADALRR; encoded by the coding sequence ATGGAAACCCGACTTCCCATTGGCGTGCGAATTCAGCTTCCGGGGCACTTCGATGCTCCGGTGATTCTGGAGGACGCACGGCCATTGCCCAACGGCTACGAATGTCGCGTTCGACTGGCAGACGGGACGCTTGAGGAAGCTGTCATTTCCAAAGAGGAAGCCGCCGCGCTCAGTGCCGACGATCACGCGGGAACCGCAAAAGCGACGCTGGCCGACCCAGAGAAACTTCGCCTGTTGATTGAGTCCGCGCGCATCCGGCTCGCCTTCGCGCACGATCGGCAGTTCGCAGTCAGCCTGTCCGGGATCCGCACGCTGCCGCACCAGATCGAGGCGGTTTATCAGAAGATGTTGCCGCAACCGCGCCTTCGATTTCTGCTCGCGGACGATCCCGGCGCTGGTAAGACGATCATGGCCGGGCTGCTCATCAAGGAACTGAAGCTCCGCGAAGCCATCGAGCGCGTGCTCATTCTTTGTCCAGCGCCGCTAACGATTCAGTGGCAGGACGAAATGCTCCGCTGGTTCGGTGAGACGTTCGACATCATTTTCGCTGCGGTTGACCAGCAGCAACTCACGAATCCCTGGCAGCGATCCTCGCAAATCGTCGCCTCGCTGGACTACGCGAAACAGGATTCTGTTCGTGAGCGCATCTGGCAGCAACATTGGGATCTCGTCATTATTGACGAAGCTCACAAGTGCTCCGCGCGCACCAGGCCCGGCGGCGCGGGCCGCGAACCTTCGACTGACCCGACGAAACGCTACGAACTCGCCGCCAAGCTCACCTCGCAGGCTGACCACGTCTTGCTGCTCACAGCGACGCCTCATCATGGCGATGAAGACAAGTTCGCGCATTTTCTTCGCCTCATTGACCCCGACCTTTTCCCCGAACCGCACCGGCTTGGCAAGCAGGCGGAGCAAATCCGCAAGGAAGTATTCCGCCTTGGCAAAGATTGTCCGTGGGCGTTGCGCCGCCTGAAGGAAGACTTGCGTGACATGAACGGCCAGCGGCTCTTTCCTGACCGCCACGCCATCACCGTTAGTTTTAACCTCAACGAGGAGGAGTTCGCGCTTTACAAAGCCGTCACCGCCTACATCAACGAATTCATGTCGCAGCAAAGCGGCCAGCGTCGTTCGTCCGCCGCGCTTGCTCGCACCGTGCTGCAACGCCGTCTCGCCAGTTCTGCTTGCGCCATCCACGAATCAATGAAGCGCCGGTTGCTCAAACAGGAGAATCTTCTGAAAGAACTTGAAGGTCTTTCACCAAAGGACCGCGCCAAGCGACTCTCCGCCATTCAAGGTCGGCTACCCGACGCGGAGCAGGAAGAAGACGACCTCGACGACGAGGCGCGCGACCAATTGGTGGACGACTACACCGCCGCAGTCGAACTCGACCAACTCCGCCGGGAAATCATCGAGCTTAAGGAACTCGTCGAGCAAGCCCGCCGCGTCCGGGAAGGCGCGGGCGACTCCAAGCTCGCTGCACTCAAGAAATGTCTTGGCGAGGCGCAGTTCGCCGAACTCAAGGACGGTCGCGGCAAGCTTCTGATTTTCACTGAGCATCGTGATACGCTCAATTATTTGAAGGAGAATCTGGCAAAGTGGAACTACACCACCTGCGAAATCCACGGCGGCATGAACCCGCACGAACGCAAACACGCGCAGGAACTTTTCCGCACTTCCTCACAAATCTGCACCGCCACCGAAGCGGCAGGCGAAGGCATCAACCTTCAGTTCTGTCATCTGATGATCAACTATGACATGCCGTGGAATCCGACGCGCTTGGAGCAACGGCTCGGGCGCATCCACCGCATCGGTCAGGAACGCGACGTTTACGCTTACAACTTCGTCGCCACCGATTCCGTGGATGGCCAACCGATTATCGAGGGCCGAATTCTTCATCGGTTGCTGGAAAAACTCGACCAGATGCACGAAGCCCTCGAAGGCCGCGTGTTCGATGTCATCGGTGAAGTGCTTTCGCTCAACGACGTAAATCTGCCGGAAATGATGCGGGAGGCCGCCTACGACCCTCGCCGATTGGATGAATACATTGACCAGATTGACCGCATAGACCCCGGCAAACTGAAGTCTTACGAGGAAGCCACTGGCATCGCCCTCGCACGCGGCCATGTGGACTTCACCGGCTTTCAAAAACAAAACCTCGAAATCGAGGAACGCCGTCTCATGCCGCGTTACGTCGAGGCGCATTTCATTGCCGCTGCGAAAGAAATCGGGCTTCGCACTGAACCGCGTGCCGATGGCCTGTGGCGCATTGAACACGTTCTGGCAGACCTTCGCTCCGACCGGCTCGATGCTGTGCGCAAGCTCGGCAAACCGGACGTCTCCTATCGCAAAGTTGCGTTCGACAAGGCCCGCTTGGAAGAGGATGCGCACATTGACGCCGTCCTGCTCGGTCCCGGTCACGCACTGTACGCGACCGTTGACGAGAAACTTAACGAGCGCCTCACTGCGCTGGTCGGAAATGTTGCGTGCTACGAAGACCCGCTCTCGCCAACCGCCTACGTGCTGCATTTTTTTGAAATCGCCATCAGAGGCAAGGATACCAAGGGCAAAGACGTGCCACTTTATGGCGAACTCGTTGCCGTGCGCGAGGAAGCTGGAGCGTTCGAGGTCGTGCCCAGCGACATCTTGCTCAACCTCCCGCCGCATCCCAAGCCGCCCAGGGAAATCGAGCCGGTAAATTCCCAGCCCGCTGCCGATTTCCTCAAGACGACCTACCAACTCGAATGTCGCGCCCGTTGTCAGGAGGAACGTCAGCAATTCGCCCGCATCATCCGCGAGTACCTCGACAAGTCGTTCGACGCGCGCATCAAGAAAGCGCAGGAGCGCGCGATGCTGCTCGCCGCCGAAGTGGGTTCCAAACCGGAATACAAACTCCCTGCCGAAGAGGCCCGCAAACAGGTGGATGAATTGCAACGGACGCGCACGGAACGGCTCGATGGTTTGAATCGTCTGGAAATCGCCCGCACCGGACCCGTTCGCCACGTCGCGACCGCTCTCGTATTACCCCCGACCGCCGGAGACACGGCAGACCTCGGTTCGCTCTTTGGCGACCGCGATCCGAAGACCGAACTCGCCGCCGAGGAGTTCGTCATCAACCACCTGGTCACGAAGGAAGGCTTTCGCCGGGAGGATTGCCAGCGCGTCGGCAACGCCCGCTTCGCCGGCAACAAGCGCGAGGGCTTCGACATTCGTGCTGTGAAGTTGCTCGACGAGGCGACCGGCGCAATGGAAGTGCGCCGCATCGAAGTCAAAGGCCGCAAACGCGGCGGTAACATCGTGCTGACGACCAATGAGTGGTTCAAGGCGCAGCAACTCGGCGAGCACTACTGGCTTTGTGTCGTGTGGGACCCGCTCGGCCAATCGCCCGAACTGGTCGCCATCCAGAATCCTGTGCAGAAACTCGACCACGCGAAGCGGGAAATCATCGCGTCACGGTATTATGAGATTCCGGCGGACGCCTTGAGGCGCTAA
- a CDS encoding DUF4062 domain-containing protein — protein sequence MSDPIIFISSVQKELAAERRAVKDYVEGDALLRRFFQVFLFEDLPASDRRADDVYLDAVDRCVVYVGLFGSEYGNEDAEGFSPTEREFNKATALGKTRFIFVKGANDRDRHPKMRALIGKAGAQLIRRRFTGIPDLTAALYASLVEQLENSGVIQDRPFEERPCPGATLDDIDAEAVAGFVRRARHERQFPLPEGVPVADVLAHLNLLHVQQPTNAALLIFGREPQRFVPAAEIRCMHFHGTEIQRPVPSYQIFKGRLFDQVDRAADFVLGVLNRSVGTRALSTQAPVAYEIPPDVIREAIVNAVAHRDYTSAAAVQVSVFADRVEVWNPGVLPPPLTPERLRRPHSSIARNPRIAEALFLARYIEKFGTGTLMMIRETAAHALPEPDFEQRGGEFVTTVWRDWLTDAVMAGLELNQRQQNAVGFVKQHGRITNAEYQKLVGVSDSTALRDIGILEAKGVFERIGTTGRRTYYALRKKPVKNPSNPS from the coding sequence ATGAGCGACCCCATCATTTTCATCAGCAGCGTTCAGAAAGAACTGGCCGCCGAGCGGCGCGCCGTCAAAGACTACGTTGAGGGCGACGCTTTGTTGCGCCGTTTCTTTCAGGTCTTTCTGTTTGAAGACCTGCCGGCATCGGATCGTCGTGCCGATGACGTGTATCTGGACGCGGTGGATCGCTGCGTCGTTTATGTCGGACTGTTCGGGAGCGAGTATGGGAATGAAGACGCCGAGGGATTCTCTCCTACGGAACGCGAGTTCAATAAGGCCACCGCTCTGGGCAAAACCCGCTTCATCTTCGTGAAAGGAGCGAACGATCGCGACCGCCACCCCAAGATGCGCGCCCTCATCGGCAAGGCCGGCGCGCAATTGATCCGCCGCCGCTTCACCGGAATTCCCGACCTCACCGCCGCGCTCTACGCCAGTCTGGTGGAACAGCTCGAAAACAGTGGCGTCATCCAAGACCGGCCTTTTGAGGAACGGCCCTGCCCCGGCGCCACGCTCGACGACATTGACGCGGAAGCGGTCGCCGGCTTTGTACGCCGCGCGCGCCACGAGCGCCAGTTTCCGTTGCCGGAGGGCGTGCCTGTGGCCGATGTGCTCGCCCACCTGAATCTGCTTCACGTCCAACAGCCCACCAACGCTGCCCTGCTGATCTTCGGACGCGAGCCTCAACGCTTCGTTCCCGCCGCCGAAATCCGCTGCATGCACTTTCACGGCACGGAAATTCAGCGGCCCGTGCCCTCCTACCAGATCTTCAAAGGCCGCCTCTTCGACCAGGTGGATCGCGCTGCCGACTTCGTGCTCGGTGTGCTTAACCGCAGTGTCGGTACTCGGGCCTTGAGCACTCAGGCGCCCGTCGCCTACGAAATCCCGCCCGACGTCATCCGCGAAGCCATCGTCAACGCCGTGGCCCACCGCGACTACACATCGGCCGCAGCCGTGCAGGTGTCGGTCTTCGCCGATCGTGTCGAGGTCTGGAATCCCGGCGTGCTCCCGCCGCCGCTCACGCCCGAGCGCCTGCGGCGTCCCCACAGTTCCATCGCGCGCAACCCGCGGATCGCCGAGGCCCTCTTCCTCGCCCGTTACATTGAGAAATTCGGCACGGGCACGCTGATGATGATCCGCGAAACCGCCGCCCACGCGCTGCCCGAGCCTGATTTCGAGCAGCGCGGCGGCGAATTTGTGACAACCGTCTGGCGCGACTGGCTGACCGATGCGGTAATGGCGGGGCTAGAACTGAACCAACGGCAGCAGAACGCAGTGGGTTTTGTGAAGCAGCATGGCCGGATCACGAACGCCGAATACCAAAAGCTCGTGGGCGTATCCGATAGCACAGCGTTGAGGGACATTGGCATTCTCGAAGCAAAGGGCGTGTTTGAGCGAATAGGAACCACTGGCCGCAGGACCTATTACGCTTTGCGGAAGAAACCCGTCAAAAACCCTTCAAACCCGTCATGA
- a CDS encoding DEAD/DEAH box helicase has protein sequence MAQKGLFKTEFEDGGCPANPELLFHDLKARAEEIRHLWSHQADLLRAYTKEHLHTPDIALELPTGAGKTLVALLIAEFRRRKFDDRVAYLCPTRQLANQVGGQAKRYGIKAHVLVGKQRDYNAEEFDDYQRGSAIAVTTYSGLFNTNPRIKDPSTIVLDDAHSSENYISSMWSVELTRKDHDVLFKAIVDIFAPLLPASFATRLRSEEPPALWTRDIDMVPGKHLRDRLRALRDLITTHLPADDDASYSWQMIADHLPACNLFINWGAILLRPIIPPAQTHAPFASAKQRVYMSATLGAGGELERITGVRQIQRLPIPAGWDKRGSGRRLFLMPELSCDETEALQTAVDSVQSVKRALTLVPNEAVRRTTVTMFEESGVRVLGREHIEDSLDSFTKSENTVLVLANRYDGIDLPDESCRLLIRMGLPVGTNLQESFLLTRLAASSLLRDRMLTRFTQGVGRCTRSDRDYSAVLLLDRNLIDFVLRSENRKILHPELQAELQFGMENSDGKSRPDFVALLEALIEQGEDWSHAERAILNLRSKKTKEEDQVAKRLKNVAADEVDFVYALWTGNLEKALEKSRSVSDNLGGNETKGYRGWWYYLAADVATQGHESNKAASSLQIAKDYYAKAANCSLSISWFAELARLTIAGSPIADADELTPLAVETTRRHLIELGLTGQRFDQQMKLLLEEIMSKDHDTFQRGLKSLGDLLGFDSDAPDSTADPDCVWSIGDKLHIAHEVKVEHSPGDEIGANDVRQAASHVNWVKAHRPCSADCEVVCIIESPRQTVEAGAIPHAGNLFHASPTMVKQLAEESVSVLRSVRASSPTMQDETMLEAIRQEMAKHGLLPRDIIQKFARQLVSKMPVQPRKKT, from the coding sequence ATGGCACAGAAGGGACTTTTCAAAACGGAGTTTGAAGATGGCGGCTGCCCAGCAAATCCGGAGCTTCTATTTCATGATCTCAAGGCGCGTGCGGAAGAGATTCGCCACTTGTGGTCTCACCAGGCCGATTTACTTCGCGCTTACACGAAGGAGCATCTTCACACCCCCGACATAGCGTTGGAACTGCCGACGGGTGCGGGCAAAACATTGGTCGCACTGCTCATCGCAGAATTTCGGAGGCGAAAATTTGATGACCGGGTCGCATACCTGTGCCCGACCCGTCAACTCGCCAACCAAGTTGGCGGGCAGGCGAAGCGATACGGCATAAAAGCACACGTTCTCGTCGGTAAACAAAGGGATTACAATGCTGAAGAGTTCGATGATTACCAAAGAGGCAGCGCCATCGCGGTAACGACCTACAGCGGATTGTTCAATACCAATCCACGCATCAAGGATCCCAGCACCATTGTCCTCGATGACGCGCATTCCTCTGAGAACTACATAAGCAGTATGTGGTCGGTTGAGCTGACACGGAAAGACCACGACGTGTTATTCAAGGCCATCGTTGACATCTTCGCCCCCCTCCTTCCGGCTTCATTCGCGACCAGATTGCGATCTGAAGAACCACCTGCGCTTTGGACGCGAGACATCGATATGGTTCCGGGGAAGCACCTTCGCGACCGGCTCCGCGCGTTGCGAGATCTGATCACTACACATTTGCCGGCGGACGACGATGCCTCTTATTCGTGGCAAATGATAGCAGACCATCTACCAGCCTGCAATTTGTTCATCAACTGGGGTGCGATATTGTTGCGTCCCATCATTCCGCCGGCTCAAACCCACGCTCCCTTCGCCAGCGCAAAGCAGCGTGTTTACATGTCAGCCACGCTTGGTGCCGGTGGAGAGCTTGAGAGGATAACCGGTGTCCGGCAGATTCAAAGACTTCCGATCCCCGCAGGTTGGGATAAGCGTGGGTCGGGCAGAAGACTCTTTTTGATGCCTGAATTATCGTGTGATGAAACCGAAGCCCTCCAAACAGCGGTCGATTCGGTTCAATCGGTCAAGCGCGCTCTGACTCTTGTTCCAAACGAAGCCGTACGACGCACAACCGTTACGATGTTTGAAGAGAGTGGCGTTCGGGTTTTAGGCCGTGAACACATCGAAGATTCGCTCGATTCGTTCACAAAGAGCGAAAACACAGTGCTTGTGTTGGCAAACAGATATGATGGGATTGACCTTCCAGATGAAAGCTGCCGTTTGCTGATCCGGATGGGATTACCAGTCGGGACGAATCTTCAGGAGTCTTTTCTGCTCACCCGACTTGCAGCGAGTTCGTTGTTACGGGATCGGATGCTCACACGCTTCACCCAAGGCGTTGGGCGATGTACTCGCTCGGATCGTGATTACTCAGCCGTGCTTTTGCTCGACAGAAATCTCATAGACTTCGTGCTGCGCTCGGAGAACAGAAAAATTCTGCATCCTGAACTTCAGGCTGAACTTCAATTCGGCATGGAGAATTCGGACGGCAAATCTCGGCCGGATTTTGTCGCCTTGCTGGAGGCGCTTATCGAACAAGGCGAAGACTGGTCACATGCGGAGCGCGCTATCCTGAATTTGAGAAGCAAAAAGACTAAAGAGGAGGACCAAGTCGCCAAGAGATTAAAGAACGTGGCCGCCGACGAAGTTGATTTTGTTTATGCACTTTGGACGGGAAATCTCGAAAAGGCGCTGGAGAAATCCAGATCCGTCTCAGACAATCTCGGCGGCAACGAAACCAAAGGTTACCGTGGTTGGTGGTACTACCTCGCTGCCGACGTTGCCACACAAGGACATGAATCCAACAAGGCCGCGAGTTCGCTTCAAATTGCCAAAGACTATTACGCGAAGGCGGCAAATTGCTCGCTCTCGATTAGTTGGTTCGCTGAACTCGCCCGCCTTACGATAGCGGGGTCACCCATTGCTGACGCAGATGAATTGACACCGCTTGCGGTGGAAACGACGCGCCGACATTTGATCGAACTCGGTCTGACTGGCCAGAGATTCGACCAGCAAATGAAGTTGTTATTGGAAGAAATCATGTCAAAGGATCACGACACGTTTCAGCGGGGATTGAAAAGTCTTGGCGATCTCTTGGGCTTTGACAGTGATGCTCCTGATTCCACTGCTGACCCCGACTGCGTTTGGTCAATTGGAGACAAGCTTCACATCGCTCATGAGGTCAAAGTGGAACACTCGCCCGGAGACGAAATCGGTGCCAATGACGTGCGCCAGGCAGCAAGTCACGTCAATTGGGTCAAGGCGCACCGTCCGTGTTCCGCAGACTGCGAAGTTGTGTGTATCATCGAATCGCCACGCCAAACTGTCGAAGCTGGCGCCATTCCTCATGCTGGCAACCTGTTTCACGCCAGCCCAACAATGGTCAAACAGTTGGCAGAGGAAAGCGTGTCAGTATTACGGTCAGTCAGAGCGTCGTCGCCGACGATGCAAGATGAAACCATGCTCGAAGCCATTCGGCAAGAAATGGCCAAGCACGGCCTCTTGCCACGCGACATCATACAGAAGTTCGCGCGGCAACTCGTGAGCAAAATGCCAGTCCAACCTCGAAAGAAGACTTGA